The Neodiprion fabricii isolate iyNeoFabr1 chromosome 4, iyNeoFabr1.1, whole genome shotgun sequence genome window below encodes:
- the LOC124179925 gene encoding uncharacterized protein LOC124179925: protein MAPTIKRTPVKTRSRITNKPRRSEPDISKAGNSQIRNNTGEMEGELERLKEEMASFAGLRNTIEQLQAQQATNAQLANEVALLKLQNEQQRQALQQIQNPVQQPVTNNDQISVKMCEGRV, encoded by the exons ATGGCACCAACGATTAAAAGAACACCTGTTAAAACTAGGTCAAGGATCACAAATAAACCAAGGAGGTCAGAACCTGACATATCAAAAGCAGGCAATAGTcaaatacgaaataatacaGGCGAGATGGAGGGAGAACTGGAGCGTTTGAAGGAGGAAATGGCGAGTTTCGCGGGTTTACGAAATACGATTGAACAGCTACAGGCACAACAAGCAACTAACGCACAGCTGGCAAACGAAGTCGCATTGTTGAAGCTCCAGAACGAACAACAAAGACAGGCTCTTCAACAGATACAGAATCCAGTTCAACAACCAGTTACCAATAACGATCAAATATCG gttAAAATGTGTGAAGGAAGAGTGTAA